Part of the Candidatus Tumulicola sp. genome is shown below.
GACGAAGTCCACTACAACCCCCAATAAACCGGACCCCCAATATACCGCTCCGAATGTAGTGCGGGGGCTTTAGCCCCGGATTGTGCGCCGTGCACAAGCACTGTCCCGCCCTCCACGCGAAATCTCTGCGATGGGCTTTCTCGCAAGCATCACGCTCACCGTCTTCGCGGCGGCTTCGCTGCACAACGCGTTCACGCAGATCGGGCAGCGCTTCGAAGCGGAGCACCCGGGGGTCAGCGTGCGCCTCAGTTTCGACGGCAGTCAGATCCTCGAGACGCAGATCGCCAACGGCGCGCCGGCCGACGTTTTCGCAAGCGCCGACAAGCGCATCATGGACAAGGCCGTTTCGGCCGGTCTCGTCGAGCCGCCGGTCAATTTCGCCGGCAACTCGCTCGTGGCGATCATGCAGTTCGATATCGACATCCACAGCCTGCGCGATCTCACGCACGATGGCCTGAAGCTCGCGATCTGCGCCGAGCAAGTGCCCTGCGGGCGGTACACGCGGATCGTGCTCCAACGCATGAGCGCGGACCAGCGCTTTTGGCCGAACTACGCGGCGCAAGTGATGCGCAACGTGGTGACGCAGGAGCAAAACGTTGAGTCGGTGGTCACGAAGATCAATCTGGGTGAAGCCGACGCCGGCATCGTCTACGCGACCGACGTCGTGATGGCGTCCGGCGTCCATTTTCGCAACTTCCCGATTCCGGATGAGGATCAGGACCCGGTCATCTACCCGATGGCCATCGTGAAAGGCAGCGCCAACGCGCAGCTCGCGCGAGAGTTCGTGTTGTTCGTGACATCCCCGGTCGGCCAGTCGGCGCTCGAACAACTTGGCTTCCGCAAGCCTTAGCGGCGCGCGCCGGCGCGCCGGAGCGCGCGACGGACTGCTGAACTGGCTTTCCTTCGCGTTGGCCGCTGTCTTCATGGCGACGATCGTGGTGGCGCTGGCCGCGCTCTTCACGCACGCATCGCCGGCGGCGATCCTCGCTCAATTCCACAACCCGATCGTCCAACAGGCGCTTTGGGTGTCGCTCGAAACAACTGCCGCGGCCGCGCTCATCATCGCCGTGTTCGGCACGCCCGTCGCGGCGCTGCTGAGCCGTCCGTTTCGCGGCCGGGCCGTGCTCGACACGATCGTCACGCTGCCGATTGTGCTGCCGCCGGTGGTGGCAGGCCTCGCGCTGCTGCTGGCGTTCGGGCGCATGGGTCTGCTCGGCCATGCGCTGCGCATGGCCGGCATCGAGCTTCCTTTTACCGGCGCAGCAGTAGTGCTGGCGCAAGTGTTCGTCGCCGCGCCGCTGTACATCGTGACGGCGAAGAACGCGCTCGAGCGGGTCGATCCCGACGTGCTCGACGCAGCGGCTACGCTGCGCGCATCGACCGCATACGCACTGCTGCGCGTGGCGCTCCCGCCTGCACTGCCCGCGTTGGGCGCCGGGCTCGCGCTTGCATGGGCGCGCGCACTGGGCGAATTCGGCGCGACCATCACCTTTGCGGGCAGCCTGCCCGGCGTCACGCAGACTATGCCGATCGCGGTCTACACCGAAGGCCAATCGAGCATCGAGACCGCCATCGCCATCGCCATCGCGCTTCTCGCGGTGTCGTTCATCGTACTCCTCGCGGCGCGGCTTCTCTCCGCCCGCACCCTCCCGACATGACCAATAGAGCAGGACCCAGTGGAGCAGGAGCTTTAGCTCCTGCTGACTCCTCAAGTCCGTTCCTAACCGCCGACGTCACCCTGCGCCGCGGGGATTGGGACCTCGAATTTGCGCTCGACGTCGAGCGCGGCGAAACCATCGCCATTGTCGGAGAGAGCGGCGCGGGCAAGACCACCGCGTTGCGCTGCCTCGCGGGGTTGGAGCGACCCCAGCGCGGCTCCATTCGCGCGGGCAGCGCGACGTGGTTGGATACCGAACGTCACGCCTTCGTGCCGGCGCAGCGACGCGACGTCGCCATGGTTTTCCAGCGCTACGCGCTCTTCGCGCACATGTCGGCACTGGACAACGCCGCGTTCGGTCCGCTCGCCGCCGGCCTGAGCGCGACCGAAGCACACCGCGAAGCGAAGCGCGCGCTTGACGTGGTCGGAGCGGGCCATCTGGCCGAGCGTCGAACGTCGAGCCTCTCGGGCGGCGAGGAACAGCGCGTGGCGCTGGCGCGAGCGGTCGCCCTGCACCCCGCCGTGTTGCTGCTCGACGAGCCGCTTGCAGCGCTCGACGTGCGCCTTCGCCCGATAGTACGCGAAGCGCTGCGCCGGGCGATAACGGAGACGGGTGCAGCGACGGTCCTTGTGACCCACGAGCCGGCCGAGGCGATGGTCTTCGCAGAACGATTCGTCGTCATCGAGAACGGCAAGGCGGTGCAGCGCGGCACGCTCGCCGATCTTCGCGAACGCCCCGCCAGCGAGTACGTCGCCTCATTCGCCGGAACGAATCTGTACCGCGGCACGGCGAGGCCAGCCGCCGACGGCACCAGCGCGGTACGCGTTGGTTCAGTGGACTTCGTGGTGCGCGGCGAGTGGTCCGGGCCTGTTGCTATCCTGGTCGATCCGGACGCTGTGACGCTTTCGAGGGAAGCTCCGCTGACCTCGGCGCGCAATCACATCAACGGTCCGGTAGAGCGCATCCTCGCCGATCGCGGCGCGCTCCTCGTTCACATCGCCGCAGTGCCGCCCATCGTCGCGCGCGTCACCGCTCAAGCCGTCGCCGACCTGCACATCGAGTTGGGCCAGAGGTTACACGCCACATTCAAAGCCGGCGAAGTCCGGGTCATCTAACTGCCAACTCGGCGCCGCGGCTCAGGGCAAAAACTTACCGACCTTGTCGCCTCTACCTTCGGTAAACCAGAGATTGCCGTCGATACCGACGGCGATGGCTGTCGGAAGGCTGTTTGTTGTCGTAGCGCTGTTATACTCGGTGACGGTCCCGCCGGTCGTGATCCTGCCGATCTTGTCGACATTAGCTTCGGTAAACCAGAGATTGCCGTCGGGACCGGCGACGATGTCGTGCGGGCCGGCGCTTGCTGTCAGAGTGTCATACTCGGTGACGGTCCCGCCGGTCGTGATCTTACCGATCTTGCTGGCAACTTCTTCGGTAAACCAGAGATTGCCGTCGGGTCCGACGGCGATGAAGCCCGGTGAGCTGTTTGCTGTCGTCGTGTTATACTCGGTGACGCTCCCGCTGGTCGTGATCTTACCGATCTTGCTGGCCTGTTCTTCGCAAAACCAGAGATTGCCGTCGAGACCGGCGACGATGCCGTGCGGACCGGCGCTTGCTGTCGTCGTGTTATACTCGGTGACGCTCCCGCCGGTCGTGATCTTACCGATCTTGCTGACAAGATTTTCGGTAAACCAGAGATTGCCGTCGGGACCCTTGGCGATGCCTGCCGGACGGGCGCTTGCCGTGGTAGTGTTATACTCGGTGACGCTCCCGCTGGTCGTGATCTTACCGATCTTGCTGACACTAAGTTCGGTAAACCAGAGATTGCCGTCGGGACCGGCGGCGATGTCGTGCGGACCGCTGGCTGCGGTCGTAGTGTCAAACTCGGTGATGGTCCCGCCCGTCGTGATCCTGCCGATCTTGCTGACACCAATTTCGTCAAACCAGAGATTGCCGTCGGGGCCGGCGACGATGCCGCGCGGATGGCTTAGTGCTGTCGTGGTGTTATACTCAGCGGCAAGCGTCGGAGCGGGGAAAGGAGTCGGAGGAGCAAAGGCAATTCCGCCCCCACTAGTGCATGCGACAAGTGCTGCGACGAAAAACGCGACAAGCAACGAAAATGCCGCTAAAGACAATAGAGCAATAGATCTCTTCATGGCAGTGCCCTCCGCAGACCTACCACAAGTATCATAACATGTAGGCTAACTCCTCTCGGACGCCCTGCGTTCATATTGCCGAAACCGACCGCGCCTAGCATGGTCCGCAATGTACCAGCAGGAGTCACGTGCAAACGCCCTGCAATCCGGATTTGCAGACCGCAGCTTTCTCTTTGAAGGAGCCTACCGATCCGATGGCTCGTTTTCGCTGGCTGAACGCTCGGCATACGGATTGCGCTCTCGCGTCAGTGCGTTCAAGCGCGCCGTAGCCGAAGCACAGCGGGTCGAGCAGACAGGGCCGCAACCACTCCCAGCGGCGAAGCAGTTCGCATCGGCAAGTCTGACTGCGCGGCCTGAAAGCGCGATCCACACCGGGCGGAGTAGAGCCGCTCGTCCGCTCCGGACGACGCAAAGCGAAACGCGCCCGACGATTCGGCTCGCTAATCCCGATCGCCGACCACAAGACCGGGCCGCGCGACGCAGCGCTGCGCCCATGCGCTTCACGCTGAGGTGCGGCGACAGAGTCGTGCATGGCCTCGTGAACGCCGGCAGCGTGCAGGCGGCGATCGCGGAAGTGCGTCCCCGGAGCGCGCGAGAAACGCGATGAGCGATTTAGGGGCCGAGGTCAAGACGATAATGTCGGATGCTCGCCGAGCCGCAAGTCCGGGCGCCATAGGCCACGCGCCCGACCGTGCCGGCGTGCTCGTAGCACAACCGACCGGAACCGCTGAAACGTATATACCGAGCGCGTCGCCTTTGTCAGTCGCCATTGAGGGGCCGGGCCTCTTTGTGCTCCAGGAAGCAGGGGCCCGTGCGTATACCCGACTCGGGAAGTTTCACGTCGACGACCACGGGCGGCTGCTTGACGACAACGGGCGATCGGTGTTGGGCTTCTCAGCCGACCAAGGAGACGAGGGAGACTTGCGGCCGCTCGCCGTCACCTTCGGCGCCGTCACCTCGCGCCGCTTTGAGAATTATCGGATCGACGAGAACGGCGCTTGGAGCGGCGAAGTGAACAAGAATGATCCGAAGTCGCGCGCTCGCTCACGAGAGTTCATTCCTCTCGGCCGGCTGGCGCTGGCGATCTTTCCGGCGCCCGAACGTCTAGCGCTCGCCGCGGACGAAACTCTTCACTATACACGCGCAGCTGGAGCGCCGCTCTTCATCCGACCGGGCACGCTAAATGGAGGGACGCTACGGCCGCACGCGCTGGCC
Proteins encoded:
- the modA gene encoding molybdate ABC transporter substrate-binding protein; this translates as MGFLASITLTVFAAASLHNAFTQIGQRFEAEHPGVSVRLSFDGSQILETQIANGAPADVFASADKRIMDKAVSAGLVEPPVNFAGNSLVAIMQFDIDIHSLRDLTHDGLKLAICAEQVPCGRYTRIVLQRMSADQRFWPNYAAQVMRNVVTQEQNVESVVTKINLGEADAGIVYATDVVMASGVHFRNFPIPDEDQDPVIYPMAIVKGSANAQLAREFVLFVTSPVGQSALEQLGFRKP
- a CDS encoding ABC transporter permease, whose protein sequence is MASASLSGARRRAGARDGLLNWLSFALAAVFMATIVVALAALFTHASPAAILAQFHNPIVQQALWVSLETTAAAALIIAVFGTPVAALLSRPFRGRAVLDTIVTLPIVLPPVVAGLALLLAFGRMGLLGHALRMAGIELPFTGAAVVLAQVFVAAPLYIVTAKNALERVDPDVLDAAATLRASTAYALLRVALPPALPALGAGLALAWARALGEFGATITFAGSLPGVTQTMPIAVYTEGQSSIETAIAIAIALLAVSFIVLLAARLLSARTLPT
- a CDS encoding ABC transporter ATP-binding protein; its protein translation is MTNRAGPSGAGALAPADSSSPFLTADVTLRRGDWDLEFALDVERGETIAIVGESGAGKTTALRCLAGLERPQRGSIRAGSATWLDTERHAFVPAQRRDVAMVFQRYALFAHMSALDNAAFGPLAAGLSATEAHREAKRALDVVGAGHLAERRTSSLSGGEEQRVALARAVALHPAVLLLDEPLAALDVRLRPIVREALRRAITETGAATVLVTHEPAEAMVFAERFVVIENGKAVQRGTLADLRERPASEYVASFAGTNLYRGTARPAADGTSAVRVGSVDFVVRGEWSGPVAILVDPDAVTLSREAPLTSARNHINGPVERILADRGALLVHIAAVPPIVARVTAQAVADLHIELGQRLHATFKAGEVRVI